The following are encoded in a window of Hemiscyllium ocellatum isolate sHemOce1 chromosome 46, sHemOce1.pat.X.cur, whole genome shotgun sequence genomic DNA:
- the LOC132836298 gene encoding RNA-binding protein lark-like yields MVKIFVGNLSRYCSPSELRSMFEKYGEVSECEVVRNYAFVHMEKLSQATRAIKALHRSNVHGAHITVGVANARTRNTTKVFVGNLAEPVSGAAIKELFQRFGRVVDLDVARTFAFVYMEQERQALAAIQALDGTPLKGQNMFVQLSRSNPSRESWDLGGAGGPQQQPQQYRDEAGPYPPSRPPSAGHHYYYYEDDQAGYYDPYRPPPPRGGGRPPPFGPHSAYQDHRRAPPGMMRPVPPPPPQYLRAPYLNGYGSRLRGY; encoded by the coding sequence ATGGTGAAGATCTTCGTGGGCAACCTGTCGCGCTACTGCAGCCCGAGCGAGCTGCGCAGCATGTTCGAGAAGTACGGCGAGGTGAGCGAGTGCGAGGTGGTGCGCAACTACGCGTTCGTGCACATGGAGAAGCTGAGCCAGGCGACGCGCGCCATCAAGGCGCTGCACCGGAGCAACGTGCACGGCGCGCACATCACGGTGGGCGTGGCCAACGCGCGCACGCGCAACACCACCAAGGTCTTCGTGGGCAACCTGGCGGAGCCGGTGTCGGGCGCCGCCATCAAGGAGCTCTTCCAGCGCTTCGGCCGGGTGGTCGACCTGGACGTGGCGCGCACCTTCGCCTTCGTCTACATGGAGCAGGAGCGCCAGGCGCTGGCCGCCATCCAGGCCCTGGACGGCACCCCGCTGAAGGGCCAGAACATGTTCGTGCAGCTCTCCCGCTCCAACCCGAGCCGCGAGTCGTGGGACCTGGGCGGCGCCGGCGGCCCCCAGCAGCAGCCGCAGCAGTACCGGGACGAGGCGGGCCCGTACCCGCCCTCCAGGCCTCCGTCGGCCGGCCACCACTACTACTACTACGAGGACGACCAGGCCGGCTACTACGACCCGTACCGGCCCCCTCCGCCCCGGGGCGGGGGCCGGCCGCCCCCGTTCGGGCCTCACTCGGCTTACCAGGACCACCGCCGGGCCCCTCCCGGCATGATGAGGCCCGTGCCCCCTCCGCCGCCGCAGTACCTGAGGGCCCCTTACCTGAACGGCTACGGCTCCAGGCTTCGTGGTTACTGA
- the LOC132836221 gene encoding RNA-binding protein 4.1-like, whose protein sequence is MVKIFVGNLPGSCPAADLRALFEAYGLVNECDVLGGYAFVHMEKEAEAKRAILELRGRPVRGSPLTVELATARLRNATKLYVGNVAEAASTRELQALFERHGRVVECDIVKNYAFVHMEKERQALDAIRALSGTELAGQRIYVQLSKSNPVRGPPAAPGLPPAAAAAFLPPGEAGTPFLLPPGFPSGGGGGRRLPFPPPPPHHHPFAPRYYRYDPYGRRLLPPPLPPLPPLPPPYARDPRRGLPPPPPPPPSSPHAPSASPSLPAGCPPPVRPGRCPPQQRLQQQNLGLLSVVFVGVAVVVG, encoded by the coding sequence ATGGTGAAGATTTTCGTGGGCAACCTGCCGGGCTCGTGCCCGGCGGCCGACCTGCGCGCCCTGTTCGAGGCCTACGGCCTGGTGAACGAGTGCGACGTGCTGGGCGGCTACGCGTTCGTGCACATGGAGAAGGAGGCGGAGGCCAAGCGCGCCATCTTGGAGCTGCGGGGCCGCCCGGTGCGGGGCTCGCCGCTGACGGTGGAGCTGGCGACGGCGCGCCTGCGGAACGCCACCAAGCTGTACGTGGGCAACGTGGCGGAGGCGGCCAGCACCCGGGAGCTGCAGGCGCTGTTCGAGCGGCACGGCCGCGTGGTCGAGTGCGACATCGTCAAGAACTACGCCTTCGTGCACATGGAGAAGGAGCGGCAGGCGCTGGACGCCATCCGCGCCCTCAGCGGCACCGAGCTGGCCGGCCAGCGCATCTACGTGCAGCTCTCCAAGTCCAACCCGGTGCGGGGCCCCCCCGCGGCGCCCGGCCTCCctcccgccgccgccgccgccttcCTGCCCCCCGGCGAGGCGGGCACCCCCTTCCTGTTGCCCCCGGGCTTccccagtggtggtggtggtggccgCCGCCTGCCCTTCCCCCCGccgcccccccaccaccaccccttcGCCCCCCGCTACTACCGCTACGACCCGTACGGCCGCCGCCTGCTGCCCCCTCCCTTGCCCCCGCTGCCCCCCCTCCCGCCGCCCTACGCCCGGGACCCCCGCCGCGGGCTGCCCCctccgcccccgccccccccctcctccccccatgcCCCCTCCGCCTCCCCCTCCTTACCTGCGGGGTGCCCACCTCCGGTGCGGCCAGGACGGTGCCCACCTCAGCAACGGTTACAGCAGCAAAATTTGGGGCTACTGAGTGTTGTGTTTGTGGGGGTGGCGGTGGTGGTAGGGTAA